Below is a genomic region from Actinomadura sp. NAK00032.
GGGCGGATCACCGCGATCGCCCCCTACACGGCCGACGTCCCGGCCGCCGACTCGGTCGACCTCGGCGACGTGGCGCTGCTGCCGGGCCTGGTCGACACCCACGTCCACATCAACGAACCGGGCCGCACCGAATGGGAGGGCTTCGCCACCGCGACCCGGGCCGCCGCCGCGGGCGGCGTCACCACGCTGATCGACATGCCGCTCAACGCGCTGCCGCCGACCGTCGACCCGCCCGCCCTCGCCGCCAAGCGCGCCGCCGCCGAGGGCGCGTGCGCCGTGGACGTGGGCTTCTGGGGCGGCGCCGTCCCCGGCAACCTGGCCTCGCTGCGCCCGCTGCACGACCTCGGCGTGTTCGGGTTCAAGTGCTTCACGTCCGACTCGGGCGTGCCGGAGTTCCCGCCGCTCTCCGCCACCGGGATGCGGGCCGCGTTCGCGGAGATCGCCGCGTTCGGCGGGCTGGTGATCGTCCACGCCGAGGACCCGGCGGAACTCGGCCCGCCGTCGGGCGGCGGCTACGCCGAGTTCCTCGCCTCACGGCCGCCGTCCGCCGAGCGCCTCGCCGTGGAGCGGGTCGTCCGGCTGGCCGAGGAGACCGGGGTGCGCGCCCACATCCTGCACCTGTCGGCCGCCGACTGCCTGGACGTCCTCGCCAAGGCCCGGTCGGACGGCCTTCCCGTCACCGCGGAGACCTGCCCCCACTACCTGGCCCTGTCCGCCGGCGAAGCGGCCGTCACCGCCTTCAAGTGCTGCCCGCCCATCCGCGGCACCGCCAACCGCGAACTGCTCTGGCAGGCGCTCGCGGACGGCGTCATCTCGTGCGTCGTCACCGACCACTCGCCCTGCACGCCCGACCTGAAAGAGGGCGACTTCGCGACGGCCTGGGGCGGCATCTCGTCCCTCCAACTGGGCCTGCCCGTCGTCTGGACGGCCGCACGGGAACGCGGGCTCGACCTCTGCTCGGTCGTGCGCTGGATGTCCGAGGCGCCCGCCGCCCTGGCCGGCGTCCCCGGCAAGGGCGGCATCGCCGCCGGCAACGACGCCGACCTCGTCGCCTTCGCCCCCGACGAGACGTTCACCGTGGACCCGGCGGCCCTCCACCACCGCCACCCCGTCACCCCCTACGCCGGCCGGACGCTCACCGGAGCCGTCAAGACCACCTGGCTCCGGGGAGAGCCCGCCGGTCACGGACGCCTGCTGCACCGGGGGCCGCGATGACCGCGATCACCACCCTTCCCGACCTGGCCGTCCGCGCGCTCGGCGGCTCGGTGGTGGCGGCGAGCGACGAGTCCTTCGCGGACAAGGAGAACCTCATCAACCCGTGGGCCCCGGCGTTCTCCCCGGAGACGTTCGGCCCGAAGGGCCAGCTGTACGACGGCTGGGAGACGGCCCGCCGCCGCTCCGGCGGCCACGACTGGGCGCTGATCAGGCTCGGCCTGCCCGGCGTCGTCCGCGGCGTCGTGATCGACACCGCCTGGTTCAAGGGCAACTACCCGCCCCGCGCGTCCGTGGAGGCGTGCGCCGTGGACGGCTACCCGTCCGACCTGTCCGGCGCGGACTGGGTGGAGATCGTCCCGGAGAGCCCCCTGAAGGGCGACACCGCGCACGCCTTCCCCGTGCGCGTCGAGCGGCTGTTCACCCACGTCCGCCTGAACATGTTCCCGGATGGCGGCATCGCCCGCCTCCGCGTCCACGGCGAGGTGGTCCCCGACCCCCGGCTGCTCGCCGGGCTCACCGTCGACCTGGCCGCCCTGGAGAACGGCGCCCGCGTCACCGAGTGCTCGGACATGTTCTACTCCTCGCCCGACAACATGCTGTTCCCCGGCCTGGCGCGCAACCAGGCCGAGGGCTGGGAGACGGCCCGGCGCCGCGACGGCGGCCACGACTGGGCGGTGGTCCGGCTCGCCGCGCCCGGCGTGGTCAGGCTCGCCGAGATCGACACCGCGAACCTGAAGTTCAACGCCCCCGGCGCGGCCGCCCTGCACGGCCGCGACGCCGCCGGCACCTGGCACCCCCTCCTGCCCCGGACCGGCCTGCTCCCCGACACCAGGCACCGCTTCCGCCTGACGTCTCCCGAGATCACGCACGTCCGGCTCGACATCCACCCGGACGGCGGCATCGCCCGCCTCCGCCTCCTCGGCGACCTGACCCCGGACGGCGCCCGCGCCCTCGACGCCCGCTGGACCGCCCTGAAACATTAGGCAAACCATTGACGGCCGCCAGGAATCTGCCTAAATTCTGAGCACTCCACCACCTCCGCATCCCCGTCACGGCCAAATACTCGACAAAATCCTGACGCCCGCTACGCCAACATCCATTTATTGAGTCCGGCCCAGGAGGAACCCCCATGAAACGACTCCAGGCAGGAGCCCTCGCCGCCGTCCTGGCGGCGCCCCTGGCCCTCAGCCCGGCGGCCCACGCGGCCGCCGCCCCCGCGCACTACAGCGGCACCCTCCCCGACGGCGCCACCTGGATCGCCGACGTCCCGGCCGACTGGAACGGCACGCTCGTCCTGTTCAGCCACGGCTTCGGGCCCCTCACCCCGGCCGACCGCCCGAGCGAGGCGGCCGGGAAGGCCCTCCTCGACCGCGGCTACGCGCTCGCCGGCTCGTCCTACGACCCGGACGGCTCCCTGTGGGCCCTCGGCAGCGCCGTCCGCGACCAGACCGCCACCCGCGACGCCCTCGCGGCGCTCATCGGCCGCCCCCGCCGCACCCTCGCGCTCGGCCAGTCCATGGGCGGCCTGGTCAGCGCCAAGCTCGCGGAGACCCGCGCCGTGGACGGCGTCCTCACCGCCTGCGGCATCGTCGGCGGCGGCGCCGACCTGAACAACTACCAGCTCAACGCGGGCCACACGATCGCGACCCTGCTCGCCCCGTCCCAGCGGATCAAGCTGACCGGCTACACGTCCCCCGTGGACGGCGTCGTCGCCGGTACCCAGCTCACCCAGGCCGTGGCGGACGCCCAGTCCACCCCGGCCGGCCGCGCCCGCATCGCCCTGGCCTCGGCGTTCCTCAACCAGTCGTCCTGGTTCTCCGGCGACTCCCCGCCGCCCCGCCGGGACTACGCCGCCCAGGAACTCCAGCAGTACCAGTGGCTCTCCTCGGGCGTCCTGACCTTCATCTTCAGCGGCCGCTACTCGATCGAGCAGGCCGCCGGCGGCGACAGCGCCTGGAACAAGGGCCTGGACTACGCGCGCCTCCTGCGCACGTCGGCCAACCACCGCCAGGTCAAGGCCCTCTACCGCGAGGCCGGCCTGAACCTGCGCGCCGACCTCGCCGAACTCTCCGCGACCGCCGCCAAGCAGGTCGAGCCCGGCCCCCTCGCCTGGCTGACCCGCACGTCCGAACCCACCGGCCGCCTGACCGTCCCGGCCCTGACCATCCACACCATCTCCGACCAGCTCGTCCCGGTCGAGCACCAGAACGAGTACGCCAGAACCGTCCGCGCCGCGGGCCGCACCCCGCTCCTGCGCCAGGCGTACGTCAAGCGCACGGGCCACTGCAACTTCACCGCGTCCGAGTACGTCGCCTCACTCCAGACCCTGGAGAAGCGCGTGAAGACCGGCCACTGGCCCAGCACGACCGCAAAGTCCCTGAACAAGACCGCCAAGGCCCTCACCCTGGACCCCGCGGCCTTCCTCGGCTACCGCCCGACCCCCCTCGTCGTACAACCCTCACACCCCTAGCAACCGTCACACCCCTAACGAGGGAGCCGCCCCCGCCCGAGACCCCGGGCGGGGGCGGAACGCCGGGGGCGTCAGGGGGTTTCGGTGGGGTCCTCTTCGAGGAGGTCGTCGAACTCGCCGTCCTTGACGCCGGCGATGAAGGCGTCCCACTCGGCCTCGGTGAAGTAGAGGATCGGGCCCGCGGGGTTCTTGGCGTCGCGCATCACGACGGCCCTGTCACCGAAGTCCTTGTGCTGGACGGGGACGTCCTTGCCATCGATGAACTCGATGATGACCCCGTCGCTGAGGATCGGTTCCTGCTCGGTCACTGGCACACCTTCTTCGTCCTGGCTCCTGTCGGGGTCCAAGGCTAGTCGGGAAGGGGCCCGCGCCACACGGTAACCGGACGGGTGCTCAGGGGTCGATGAGGAGGCGGGCGGCGGTGATCTCCAGCCGGGACTGGATCTCCTCGGCGGTGGCGTTGCCGCGCAGCATCTCGATCATCTCCATCGTCCAGATGCCGGACAGCGCGCGGGCGGCGAGGCGGCGGGGGTCGTCGGCCGGGATGTCCTCCGGCGGGCCGGACGCGGCGCGCAGCAGCAGCTCGCTCATCCGCTCGCCGAAGTCGGTCTTGACGTCGGACAGCAGCAGCGAGCGGATCAGTGCCTCGGCCAGCTCCGGCTCGCGCATGAGGCCGCGGGTGGCGCGCATCAGCACCTCCACCGCGCGCTCGGGCGCGGCGCCGCCGCGGGGCGGGCGGCGCTCGATGCTGCCCTCGAGGAGGTCGAGCTCCTCGCTGACGACGGCGACGACCAGGTCCATCTTGGACGGGAAGTAGCGGTACAGCGTGCCGAGCGCCACCCCGGCGCGCTCGGAGACGGTGCGCATCTGCATCGCCTCGATGCCGCCGCGCGACGCCAGT
It encodes:
- a CDS encoding TetR family transcriptional regulator, with amino-acid sequence MTAEPTVTGDGQPAGQPAGQGVRSRSQHQRRKRIVQAAAALASRGGIEAMQMRTVSERAGVALGTLYRYFPSKMDLVVAVVSEELDLLEGSIERRPPRGGAAPERAVEVLMRATRGLMREPELAEALIRSLLLSDVKTDFGERMSELLLRAASGPPEDIPADDPRRLAARALSGIWTMEMIEMLRGNATAEEIQSRLEITAARLLIDP
- a CDS encoding DUF397 domain-containing protein; amino-acid sequence: MTEQEPILSDGVIIEFIDGKDVPVQHKDFGDRAVVMRDAKNPAGPILYFTEAEWDAFIAGVKDGEFDDLLEEDPTETP
- the allB gene encoding allantoinase AllB, whose protein sequence is MDDLLIRSRRAVLPDGERPAAVAVRDGRITAIAPYTADVPAADSVDLGDVALLPGLVDTHVHINEPGRTEWEGFATATRAAAAGGVTTLIDMPLNALPPTVDPPALAAKRAAAEGACAVDVGFWGGAVPGNLASLRPLHDLGVFGFKCFTSDSGVPEFPPLSATGMRAAFAEIAAFGGLVIVHAEDPAELGPPSGGGYAEFLASRPPSAERLAVERVVRLAEETGVRAHILHLSAADCLDVLAKARSDGLPVTAETCPHYLALSAGEAAVTAFKCCPPIRGTANRELLWQALADGVISCVVTDHSPCTPDLKEGDFATAWGGISSLQLGLPVVWTAARERGLDLCSVVRWMSEAPAALAGVPGKGGIAAGNDADLVAFAPDETFTVDPAALHHRHPVTPYAGRTLTGAVKTTWLRGEPAGHGRLLHRGPR
- a CDS encoding alpha/beta hydrolase, with product MKRLQAGALAAVLAAPLALSPAAHAAAAPAHYSGTLPDGATWIADVPADWNGTLVLFSHGFGPLTPADRPSEAAGKALLDRGYALAGSSYDPDGSLWALGSAVRDQTATRDALAALIGRPRRTLALGQSMGGLVSAKLAETRAVDGVLTACGIVGGGADLNNYQLNAGHTIATLLAPSQRIKLTGYTSPVDGVVAGTQLTQAVADAQSTPAGRARIALASAFLNQSSWFSGDSPPPRRDYAAQELQQYQWLSSGVLTFIFSGRYSIEQAAGGDSAWNKGLDYARLLRTSANHRQVKALYREAGLNLRADLAELSATAAKQVEPGPLAWLTRTSEPTGRLTVPALTIHTISDQLVPVEHQNEYARTVRAAGRTPLLRQAYVKRTGHCNFTASEYVASLQTLEKRVKTGHWPSTTAKSLNKTAKALTLDPAAFLGYRPTPLVVQPSHP
- the alc gene encoding allantoicase, coding for MTAITTLPDLAVRALGGSVVAASDESFADKENLINPWAPAFSPETFGPKGQLYDGWETARRRSGGHDWALIRLGLPGVVRGVVIDTAWFKGNYPPRASVEACAVDGYPSDLSGADWVEIVPESPLKGDTAHAFPVRVERLFTHVRLNMFPDGGIARLRVHGEVVPDPRLLAGLTVDLAALENGARVTECSDMFYSSPDNMLFPGLARNQAEGWETARRRDGGHDWAVVRLAAPGVVRLAEIDTANLKFNAPGAAALHGRDAAGTWHPLLPRTGLLPDTRHRFRLTSPEITHVRLDIHPDGGIARLRLLGDLTPDGARALDARWTALKH